In Scomber scombrus chromosome 17, fScoSco1.1, whole genome shotgun sequence, the following proteins share a genomic window:
- the baalcb gene encoding brain and acute leukemia cytoplasmic protein produces MGCGGSRTDVLEPRYLESWTKETESTWLTNTDTDIPLSSIQSIPSEHSEASFTSEKTISPVPDFFEDGLPPPAQAYLKVCSAVSEASLNDVKPSSPPAILASPAQEAVLASSGTTVQRRSVLHTEEITKWQDNRMSTKQVTITVTQSIHQVDKNGKVKKSLTTYEVMKPVETLKQVAAQNT; encoded by the exons ATGGGCTGCGGGGGGAGCAGGACCGACGTTCTGGAGCCTCGCTACCTGGAGAGCTGGACCAAAGAGACCGAGTCAACATGGCTGACCaacacagacactgatattCCCCTATCGTCCATCCAGAGCATCCCCTCTGAGCACTCGGAGGCCAGCTTCACTTCTGAGAAAACAATCAGTCCTG TTCCAGATTTCTTTGAGGATggcctccctcctcctgctcaggCATATCTGAAGGTCTGCTCAGCTGTATCTGAAGCCAGTCTGAACGACGTTAAACCCAGCAGCCCCCCTGCAATACTGGCCTCCCCGGCCCAGGAGGCAGTGTTAGCGTCATCTGGCACCACAGTGCAGCGCAGGAGCGTCCTGCACACTGAGGAGATT ACAAAATGGCAGGACAATCGGATGTCCACCAAGCAGGTGACCATCACAGTAACACAGAGCATCCATCAGGTGGACAAGAACGGAAAAGTGAAAAAATCCCTCACCACTTACGAGGTTATGAAACCTGTGGAGACCCTTAAACAGGTGGCCGCACAAAACACCTGA
- the nme6 gene encoding nucleoside diphosphate kinase 6, whose translation MFWRQVTTTKKTMLLTAGRLSKVLQLTLAVIKPDAVAHPVMLEALHKRILDNNFVIVRCKDLVWRRQDSERFYAEHSGRFFYQRLVEFMSSGPMRAYILAREDAIQHWRNLMGPTKVFRARYTSPASIRGQFGLTDTRNTTHGSDSVESAQREIIFFFPDFSEQEWMEKEEPAFRSGQIHYDHQKQIHTLSAQS comes from the exons ATGTTTTGGAGACAagtcacaacaacaaaaaag ACAATGTTACTAACAGCTGGTCGCCTGTCCAAAGTGCTGCAGCTCACCCTGGCGGTCATCAAACCAGATGCTGTCGCTCATCCTGTGATGTTAGAG GCTCTTCACAAGAGAATCCTGGACAACAACTTTGTCATTGTTAGATGCAAAGATCTGGTGTGGAGAAGACAAGACTCTGAGAGGTTTTACGCTGAACATTCAG GACGATTCTTCTATCAAAGACTTGTTGAATTCATGTCAAG TGGTCCGATGCGTGCGTACATTTTAGCCAGAGAGGACGCCATTCAACACTGGAGAAACCTGATGGGACCTACCAAAGTGTTTAGAGCCAGATACACCTCCCCTGCCTCCATCCGGGGACAGTTTGGACTCACAGACACACGAAACACAACTCATGGCTCAG ATTCTGTTGAGTCAGCCCAAAGAGAAATCATTTTCTTCTTCCCAGACTTCAGTGAGCAGGAATGGATGGAGAAGGAAGAGCCAGCGTTCAGATCAGGACAGATCCATTATGACCATCAGAAACAGATCCACACACTCTCAGCACAGAGCTGA